In Nocardioides ginsengisegetis, a single window of DNA contains:
- a CDS encoding IclR family transcriptional regulator — MSQVPAATRTLRVLRFLASQPDPVPLDRIMRACDLPRSTAYHLLRAMVEEGFVVHLVEEHRYGLGLAAFEVGSGYARQEPLQRIARRPLADLVDRVHQSAHLAVLHGRDVLYVLEERAPGRPPLVTDVGVRLPAQLTASGRAILAALPAPQVRALYSSPRDFVDRHGLGPRTLSGLRTLLSETRQRGYATEDGEVTPGLASVAAAVLDHNGHPVAGVAVTYPVDAITDPEPARIVEHVRRTAAGLTRRIGGTPD, encoded by the coding sequence ATGAGCCAGGTGCCCGCCGCGACCCGCACCCTGCGGGTCCTCCGGTTCCTGGCCAGCCAGCCCGACCCGGTGCCGCTGGACCGGATCATGCGGGCCTGCGACCTGCCGCGCTCCACGGCGTACCACCTGCTGCGCGCCATGGTGGAGGAGGGCTTCGTCGTGCACCTGGTCGAGGAGCACCGCTACGGCCTCGGGCTCGCGGCCTTCGAGGTGGGGAGCGGCTACGCCCGGCAGGAGCCGCTCCAGCGGATCGCCCGCCGGCCGCTCGCCGACCTCGTCGACCGGGTCCACCAGTCCGCGCACCTCGCGGTGCTGCACGGTCGCGACGTCCTCTACGTCCTGGAGGAGCGGGCGCCCGGACGGCCGCCGCTCGTCACCGACGTGGGGGTCCGGCTGCCGGCCCAGCTCACGGCCAGCGGCCGGGCGATCCTGGCCGCGCTGCCCGCCCCGCAGGTGCGGGCTCTCTACTCCTCGCCGCGGGACTTCGTGGACCGGCACGGGCTCGGCCCCCGCACGCTCAGCGGCCTGCGCACGCTGCTGTCGGAGACCCGGCAGCGCGGCTACGCGACCGAGGACGGCGAGGTCACGCCGGGTCTCGCCAGCGTCGCCGCAGCGGTGCTCGACCACAACGGGCATCCCGTCGCCGGGGTCGCGGTGACCTACCCCGTCGACGCCATCACCGACCCCGAGCCGGCCCGGATCGTCGAGCACGTGCGGCGCACGGCCGCCGGCCTCACCCGCCGGATCGGGGGGACGCCGGACTGA
- a CDS encoding nucleotidyltransferase domain-containing protein produces MTSREHALESARRLVAERFPDATAAWLSGSVVLGGATSTSDLDITVLQASGGAHRESLQYDGWPVELFVHTADSVRHYVAKDRDRRRPTMARLVSGGEMLLDVDGSGAALVAECTAAVAAGPPALEGSALELARYGLTDLLDDLVGGGPPAIMAAVAVEVWREATELLLAVEGRWSGTGKWLVRELEAHDAVAGSTYAPRLLAALRAALDGDPGPLVVVADEVLDLAGGRLWAGFRLGGDAPVSPASPRSGG; encoded by the coding sequence GTGACGTCCCGCGAGCACGCCCTCGAGTCCGCACGCCGCCTGGTCGCCGAGCGCTTCCCCGACGCGACCGCGGCCTGGTTGTCCGGCAGCGTCGTGCTGGGCGGCGCGACGTCGACGTCGGACCTGGACATCACCGTCCTGCAGGCGTCGGGCGGTGCCCACCGCGAGTCCCTGCAGTACGACGGGTGGCCGGTCGAGCTGTTCGTGCACACCGCCGACTCGGTCCGGCACTACGTCGCCAAGGACCGCGACCGGCGCCGGCCGACCATGGCGCGGCTCGTCTCCGGCGGCGAGATGCTCCTGGACGTCGACGGGTCGGGGGCGGCCCTGGTCGCGGAGTGCACCGCCGCGGTCGCGGCCGGGCCGCCCGCGCTGGAGGGGTCCGCGCTCGAGCTGGCGCGCTATGGGCTCACCGACCTGCTCGACGACCTCGTCGGCGGCGGCCCGCCCGCGATCATGGCCGCGGTGGCGGTGGAGGTGTGGCGCGAGGCGACCGAGCTGCTGCTGGCGGTCGAGGGCCGTTGGTCGGGCACCGGCAAGTGGCTGGTCCGCGAGCTCGAGGCGCACGATGCCGTCGCGGGATCGACGTACGCCCCGCGGCTGCTGGCCGCACTGCGGGCGGCACTGGACGGCGACCCGGGTCCGCTGGTCGTCGTGGCCGACGAGGTCCTCGACCTGGCCGGCGGACGCCTGTGGGCGGGCTTCCGGCTCGGCGGTGACGCGCCGGTCAGTCCGGCGTCCCCCCGATCCGGCGGGTGA
- a CDS encoding (Fe-S)-binding protein has product MQIFAIVVSLAIAVVGIVFFVRAIRSMIGVIKVGQPASRSDNPGKRTVTLLKESLLHTRMLQWHWVGAGHWFIFIGFGLLFFTLVTAFGQLFHAEFALPLIGHFFLWEWLTEFVTLVMIVAICAFIGYRVSRPKERTRGTDGRFYGSTMWQAYFVESVILGVGLCIVTLRGLEYALESDSTAFHYPLTFWLGEAFSGMSEGSLKNAIYFVSMLKILISFIWMITISVNLTMGVAWHRFLAFFNIWFKRESAGRDTDGATTALGGLKPLTSAGKAITLDDIDDLDEDSVLGVGSVEDFSWKGILDFTSCTECGRCQSQCPAWNTEKPLSPKLLITALRDHAYAKAPYLQADEDARPALLEGNDTLTQEVERPLIGDESMYGVIDPDVLWSCTSCGACVQQCPVDIEHVDHIVDMRRYAILVESNFPAELNGLFKGLENKGNPWNMSPSARMDWAKGLDFEVKVVGETIESLDEVDWLFWVGCAGAYEDRAKKTTRAVAELLDIAGVSFGVLGNGETCTGDPARRAGNEFVFQGLAQQNVETFKEYKVKKVVSTCAHCFNTLKNEYKEFGVELEVVHHTQLLNRLVREGKLTPVTSGEGAHKRSITYHDPCYIGRHNGVYTPPRELLQVLPGAEFVEMERNSEKSFCCGAGGARMWMEENIGERINVNRTVEAVGTGADQIAVGCPFCRVMLSDGLTAQQAKGEAREEVEVLDVAQMLLASVKGEVATKAKPGEAPAPAAKKAEPEAGDATQTEETVTETADAGPAAKASGGSSLFDTPAEDATEAPAEDKPATADAEKPVTEEAKAAKPASSGGSLFDLDTPDAPETPEAEPATPEPAAAETEAAETEAAPKAKPAAEAALGSGSLFDLDAPAEEPAASEAKAAPEAEAEPEPEPEAEAEAAAEPEPEVSEEPEPAATSSTPAAAPATEIPEGGSLFDLEAPEPAPAPAKPEPTEAKAEPEPEPEPEAKAEPEPEPEPEATEEPEPEPEPEPEPAATEEPKAPAAPAAPAATPSSEIPEGGSLFDIEAPEPAAAPTRAEPVEAQPEPEAAAEPEPEPEPEATEEPEPEGDLSPGAAISAAATAAASGASEDAEPEPEPEPEASAEPEPEPEAAVEPEAEPEKPKPASSGEAHQPKTDVAIDEAGSLFDL; this is encoded by the coding sequence ATGCAGATCTTCGCCATTGTCGTCTCCCTCGCGATCGCCGTCGTCGGCATCGTCTTCTTCGTGCGGGCGATCCGCTCGATGATCGGGGTCATCAAGGTCGGGCAGCCGGCCTCGCGCAGCGACAACCCCGGCAAGCGCACCGTGACCTTGCTGAAGGAGTCGTTGCTCCACACCCGGATGCTCCAGTGGCACTGGGTCGGCGCGGGCCACTGGTTCATCTTCATCGGCTTCGGGCTGCTGTTCTTCACCCTGGTCACGGCCTTCGGCCAGCTCTTCCACGCCGAGTTCGCGCTGCCGCTGATCGGCCACTTCTTCCTCTGGGAGTGGCTCACCGAGTTCGTGACGCTCGTGATGATCGTGGCGATCTGCGCGTTCATCGGCTACCGCGTCTCCCGGCCCAAGGAGCGCACCCGCGGCACCGACGGCCGGTTCTACGGCTCGACCATGTGGCAGGCCTACTTCGTCGAGTCGGTCATCCTCGGTGTCGGCCTCTGCATCGTCACCCTGCGCGGCCTGGAGTACGCCCTCGAGAGCGACTCGACGGCGTTCCACTACCCGCTGACGTTCTGGCTGGGCGAGGCGTTCTCCGGCATGTCCGAGGGCTCGCTGAAGAACGCGATCTACTTCGTGTCGATGCTGAAGATCCTCATCTCCTTCATCTGGATGATCACGATCTCGGTCAACCTCACGATGGGTGTCGCCTGGCACCGCTTCCTGGCCTTCTTCAACATCTGGTTCAAGCGCGAGTCCGCGGGCCGCGACACCGACGGCGCGACCACCGCGCTGGGTGGCCTCAAGCCGCTGACCTCGGCCGGCAAGGCGATCACCCTCGACGACATCGACGATCTCGACGAGGACTCCGTGCTCGGCGTCGGCTCCGTCGAGGACTTCAGCTGGAAGGGCATCCTCGACTTCACCTCGTGCACCGAGTGCGGCCGCTGCCAGTCGCAGTGCCCGGCCTGGAACACCGAGAAGCCGCTCTCCCCCAAGCTCCTCATCACCGCGCTGCGCGACCACGCCTACGCGAAGGCGCCGTACCTCCAGGCCGACGAGGACGCGCGCCCCGCGCTCCTCGAGGGCAACGACACCCTGACCCAGGAGGTCGAGCGGCCGCTCATCGGTGACGAGTCGATGTACGGCGTGATCGACCCCGACGTGCTGTGGTCCTGCACCTCGTGCGGCGCCTGCGTCCAGCAGTGCCCCGTCGACATCGAGCACGTCGACCACATCGTCGACATGCGCCGCTACGCGATCCTGGTCGAGTCCAACTTCCCCGCCGAGCTCAACGGCCTCTTCAAGGGCCTGGAGAACAAGGGCAACCCGTGGAACATGTCGCCCTCGGCGCGCATGGACTGGGCCAAGGGCCTCGACTTCGAGGTGAAGGTCGTCGGCGAGACCATCGAGTCGCTGGACGAGGTCGACTGGCTGTTCTGGGTCGGCTGCGCCGGCGCCTACGAGGACCGGGCGAAGAAGACCACGCGCGCGGTGGCCGAGCTGCTCGACATCGCAGGCGTCTCCTTCGGCGTCCTGGGCAACGGCGAGACCTGCACCGGCGACCCGGCCCGCCGCGCCGGCAACGAGTTCGTCTTCCAGGGCCTGGCCCAGCAGAACGTCGAGACGTTCAAGGAGTACAAGGTCAAGAAGGTCGTCTCGACCTGCGCCCACTGCTTCAACACGCTCAAGAACGAGTACAAGGAGTTCGGGGTCGAGCTCGAGGTCGTGCACCACACGCAGCTGCTCAACCGGCTCGTGCGCGAGGGCAAGCTGACCCCGGTCACCAGCGGTGAGGGCGCCCACAAGCGCTCGATCACCTACCACGACCCCTGCTACATCGGCCGCCACAACGGCGTCTACACCCCGCCGCGCGAGCTGCTCCAGGTCCTGCCCGGCGCCGAGTTCGTCGAGATGGAGCGCAACTCCGAGAAGTCCTTCTGCTGCGGCGCCGGTGGTGCCCGCATGTGGATGGAGGAGAACATCGGCGAGCGGATCAACGTCAACCGCACCGTCGAGGCCGTCGGCACCGGCGCCGACCAGATCGCCGTGGGCTGCCCGTTCTGCCGCGTGATGCTCTCCGACGGCCTGACCGCCCAGCAGGCCAAGGGCGAGGCCCGCGAGGAGGTCGAGGTCCTCGACGTCGCGCAGATGCTGCTCGCCTCGGTCAAGGGCGAGGTCGCCACCAAGGCCAAGCCCGGCGAGGCCCCGGCCCCGGCCGCGAAGAAGGCCGAGCCCGAGGCAGGCGACGCGACCCAGACCGAGGAGACCGTCACCGAGACCGCGGACGCGGGACCCGCGGCCAAGGCCAGCGGCGGCTCGTCGCTCTTCGACACCCCCGCCGAGGACGCCACGGAGGCGCCGGCCGAGGACAAGCCGGCCACCGCCGATGCGGAGAAGCCCGTCACGGAGGAGGCGAAGGCGGCCAAGCCCGCATCGTCCGGCGGCTCGCTGTTCGACCTCGACACCCCGGACGCCCCCGAGACCCCGGAGGCCGAGCCCGCGACCCCGGAGCCCGCGGCTGCCGAGACCGAGGCTGCGGAGACCGAGGCTGCACCGAAGGCGAAGCCGGCCGCCGAGGCGGCCCTGGGCTCCGGGTCGCTCTTCGACCTCGACGCCCCCGCCGAGGAGCCGGCCGCGAGCGAGGCCAAGGCCGCGCCGGAGGCCGAGGCAGAGCCCGAGCCTGAGCCTGAAGCCGAGGCTGAGGCAGCCGCCGAGCCCGAGCCCGAGGTGAGCGAGGAGCCGGAGCCTGCCGCCACGTCCAGCACCCCGGCCGCCGCACCCGCGACCGAGATCCCGGAGGGTGGCTCGCTGTTCGACCTCGAGGCCCCCGAGCCCGCGCCGGCGCCTGCGAAGCCGGAGCCGACCGAGGCGAAGGCCGAACCGGAGCCCGAGCCGGAGCCCGAGGCGAAGGCCGAACCGGAGCCCGAGCCGGAGCCCGAGGCGACGGAGGAGCCCGAGCCGGAGCCCGAGCCCGAGCCGGAGCCCGCGGCGACGGAGGAGCCGAAGGCTCCCGCCGCGCCCGCCGCGCCGGCCGCGACGCCGTCCAGCGAGATCCCCGAGGGCGGTTCGCTGTTCGACATCGAGGCGCCCGAGCCCGCCGCCGCCCCGACCAGGGCCGAGCCCGTCGAGGCCCAGCCCGAGCCGGAGGCCGCTGCGGAGCCCGAGCCGGAGCCGGAGCCGGAGGCAACCGAGGAGCCCGAGCCCGAGGGCGACCTCAGCCCCGGCGCCGCGATCAGCGCCGCCGCGACCGCCGCCGCCAGCGGCGCGAGCGAGGACGCCGAGCCCGAGCCCGAGCCGGAGCCCGAGGCATCCGCGGAGCCGGAGCCCGAGCCCGAAGCAGCAGTGGAGCCCGAGGCCGAGCCGGAGAAGCCGAAGCCGGCCAGCAGCGGTGAGGCCCACCAGCCGAAGACCGACGTGGCCATCGACGAGGCCGGATCGCTCTTCGACCTCTGA
- a CDS encoding choice-of-anchor P family protein — protein MTAGAVTLGTTTAQGMAASEKTPTQFALGGSGFGSRGEGGDVPAGTDTTAYQVIGCNNRAGLNRENHLEDTTVPGLGTMHNITTTVWTTTSGGTVASNSRNSIEQLTIGDPSAGALELHAVRSDSRAFHDGSGYHSTTVTHVGSLTFTPPGGEPQVLDLPTPDQPVTVPGLATIAIGDARELHDGDGAKASANAVDITVLATGSRFRIAHSAAQIGEGVRSGLFRGYSSSSRNRGLDDNVTTGRTSYLLMPCQGTGGDLRRKSIAHSSPRSDIEIRNAASREWGTQNATTASGFEQGSISRIAIGSDLLVKAIVGRVNVKRVGDKVIRSIDGTTIGTIIANGEPQTFPDTDVLEIPGVARLERNIVKKTPNGMSVISLRITLLDGTGAVLNLGLARLEILDSGN, from the coding sequence ATGACGGCAGGCGCCGTCACCTTGGGCACCACCACCGCCCAGGGGATGGCAGCCTCGGAGAAGACTCCGACGCAGTTCGCCCTCGGCGGATCGGGGTTCGGGAGCCGGGGCGAGGGCGGCGACGTCCCCGCCGGGACCGACACCACCGCCTACCAGGTGATCGGCTGCAACAACAGGGCCGGACTCAACCGCGAGAACCACCTCGAGGACACGACCGTGCCCGGGCTGGGCACCATGCACAACATCACCACCACCGTCTGGACGACCACGTCCGGCGGCACCGTGGCGTCGAACTCGCGCAACAGCATCGAGCAGCTCACCATCGGGGACCCCTCGGCAGGCGCCCTCGAGCTGCACGCCGTGAGGTCCGACTCTCGCGCCTTCCACGACGGCAGCGGCTACCACTCCACCACCGTCACCCACGTCGGCTCGCTGACGTTCACGCCGCCGGGCGGCGAGCCGCAGGTGCTCGACCTCCCGACGCCGGACCAGCCGGTCACGGTGCCGGGCCTGGCCACCATCGCGATCGGCGACGCCCGCGAGCTGCACGACGGAGACGGAGCCAAGGCCTCGGCCAACGCCGTCGACATCACGGTGCTGGCCACCGGCTCGCGCTTCCGGATCGCGCACTCCGCGGCCCAGATCGGGGAGGGCGTGCGCTCCGGCCTCTTCCGCGGCTACTCCTCCAGCAGCCGCAACCGCGGCCTGGACGACAACGTGACGACCGGGAGGACGTCGTACCTCCTCATGCCCTGCCAGGGCACCGGAGGCGACCTGCGCCGCAAGTCGATCGCACACTCGAGCCCGCGGTCCGACATCGAGATCCGCAACGCGGCCAGCCGCGAGTGGGGCACGCAGAACGCCACCACCGCGAGCGGGTTCGAGCAGGGCTCCATCTCCCGGATCGCCATCGGGAGCGACCTGCTCGTCAAGGCCATCGTCGGCCGGGTCAACGTCAAGCGCGTCGGTGACAAGGTGATCCGCTCCATCGACGGCACCACCATCGGCACGATCATCGCCAACGGTGAGCCGCAGACGTTCCCCGACACCGACGTGCTGGAGATCCCCGGTGTGGCGCGCCTGGAGCGCAACATCGTGAAGAAGACGCCGAACGGCATGTCCGTGATCTCGCTGCGGATCACCCTGCTCGACGGCACCGGCGCTGTCTTGAACCTCGGCCTCGCACGGCTCGAGATCCTCGACAGCGGCAACTGA
- a CDS encoding MFS transporter, whose translation MTTTRDTVARRAPDIGTARRWSMLGASTLAQAAAAVMVHGPAFLIPVLHARLGLSLAEAGLVAAAPTVGVMLALVAWGLVSDLRGERFVLVSGLALTTLAGVASTLTDRLPLLVLTLLLAGASAASTNAASGRVVVGWFPAGRRGLAMGVRQMAQPVGVGVAALSMAVVADRHGVQAALWVPTVACGLATVVVALVVVDPPRPEVAAGIAPNPYRRDGYLARIHGVSVLLVVPQFLVWTFALVWLVQDRHWSAAGAGSVVAASQLAGAVGRIAAGHLSDVVGSRMRPLRWVAAAAGATMALLGLAAGAGWAVAVALMVLATVLTVADNGLAFTAVAERAGPFWSGRALGIQNTAQFLAASAVPPLAGLAVAAFGYPATFALGALFALAALPLVPVAAERELS comes from the coding sequence ATGACCACCACGAGGGACACCGTGGCGCGTCGGGCGCCGGACATCGGGACCGCGCGGCGCTGGTCGATGCTCGGCGCGAGCACGCTCGCCCAGGCGGCGGCCGCGGTGATGGTGCACGGCCCCGCCTTCCTGATCCCGGTGCTGCACGCCCGGCTCGGCCTGAGCCTGGCCGAGGCCGGACTCGTGGCGGCGGCGCCGACGGTCGGCGTGATGCTGGCGCTGGTGGCGTGGGGGCTCGTGTCCGACCTGCGGGGCGAGCGCTTCGTGCTCGTCTCCGGCCTCGCGCTGACCACCCTCGCCGGCGTGGCCAGCACGCTCACCGACCGGCTGCCGCTGCTGGTGCTCACCCTCCTGCTCGCCGGTGCGAGCGCGGCGAGCACCAACGCGGCCAGCGGCCGGGTCGTGGTCGGCTGGTTCCCCGCCGGGCGGCGCGGTCTCGCGATGGGCGTGCGACAGATGGCCCAGCCGGTCGGCGTCGGCGTGGCCGCGCTGTCGATGGCGGTGGTCGCCGACCGCCACGGCGTCCAGGCGGCCCTGTGGGTGCCGACCGTCGCGTGCGGCCTGGCCACGGTGGTCGTGGCCCTGGTCGTGGTGGACCCGCCGCGGCCCGAGGTCGCTGCCGGCATCGCTCCCAACCCCTACCGTCGCGACGGCTACCTCGCCCGCATCCACGGCGTCTCGGTCCTGCTCGTGGTCCCGCAGTTCCTGGTGTGGACGTTCGCGCTGGTCTGGCTGGTGCAGGACCGGCACTGGTCGGCTGCCGGGGCCGGCTCGGTCGTGGCCGCCTCCCAGCTGGCCGGGGCCGTCGGCCGGATCGCGGCCGGCCACCTCTCCGACGTGGTCGGCAGCCGGATGCGCCCGCTGCGCTGGGTCGCCGCCGCGGCCGGCGCGACGATGGCGCTGCTGGGCCTGGCGGCCGGGGCCGGCTGGGCCGTCGCGGTCGCCCTGATGGTGCTGGCGACCGTCCTCACCGTGGCCGACAACGGGCTCGCCTTCACCGCGGTCGCGGAGCGGGCCGGCCCGTTCTGGTCGGGCCGGGCGCTGGGCATCCAGAACACCGCGCAGTTCCTCGCGGCGAGCGCCGTACCCCCGCTGGCGGGGTTGGCCGTCGCGGCGTTCGGCTACCCCGCCACCTTCGCGCTGGGCGCCCTCTTCGCGCTCGCGGCGCTGCCGCTGGTGCCGGTCGCGGCCGAGCGCGAGCTCTCCTGA
- a CDS encoding M4 family metallopeptidase, with amino-acid sequence MKPTLASALALGCVSAALVATAGNSQAADTTHDVRGDSIASARSNAEQHAGVGRGQDLRVKDTVLDKDGGSHVRFTRTFRGLEVVGGDFVVHQAQGGRFESVSGSKLTQGLHLATTPTVSAQRAATKAAHAVDFAGRKSSPELVVLAAHRAPALAWRVDVTGRNADGSPAGEYVFVDARKGGVLASWPSVLEDTGTGTGLFTGTVPLETTLTGGQYTMVDASRGGNATYNGPYGTSTPLFTDADNVWGNGSTSNAQTAGVDAHYGIAKTWDFYKNTYGRNGIANDGKGARSFVHDGAYVNASWSDSCFCMRYGDGDATTYPLVALDVAGHEMSHGVTSRTAGLTYRGESGGLNEANSDIFGTMVEWYANMAGDTPDYVIGEQIYRAYNPATNYIRRMDKPSMDGGSQDCWSTATKRVDVHYSSGPANHYFYLLSEGSGAKTINGIAYNSPTCNGSTITGIGRDAAAKIWYRALTVYMTSSTNYAGARVANVNAATDLYGATSTQVAAVKAAWSAVSVN; translated from the coding sequence ATGAAGCCCACGCTGGCTTCTGCCCTCGCCCTCGGCTGCGTCTCCGCAGCCCTGGTCGCGACGGCAGGCAATTCTCAGGCAGCCGACACCACCCACGACGTCCGCGGCGACAGCATCGCCTCGGCCCGCAGCAACGCCGAGCAGCACGCCGGCGTCGGCCGCGGCCAGGACCTCCGGGTCAAGGACACCGTCCTCGACAAGGACGGCGGCAGCCACGTCCGCTTCACCCGCACCTTCCGCGGCCTGGAGGTCGTCGGCGGCGACTTCGTCGTCCACCAGGCGCAGGGCGGCCGCTTCGAGTCGGTCAGCGGCTCGAAGCTCACGCAGGGGCTCCACCTCGCGACCACGCCGACCGTCTCGGCCCAGCGCGCCGCGACGAAGGCGGCCCACGCGGTCGACTTCGCCGGCCGCAAGTCCAGCCCGGAGCTGGTCGTCCTCGCGGCGCACCGCGCCCCGGCGCTGGCCTGGCGCGTCGACGTCACCGGCCGCAACGCCGACGGCTCCCCCGCCGGCGAGTACGTCTTCGTCGACGCCCGCAAGGGCGGCGTCCTGGCGAGCTGGCCCTCGGTCCTCGAGGACACCGGCACCGGCACCGGCCTCTTCACCGGCACCGTTCCGCTGGAGACGACCCTCACGGGCGGCCAGTACACGATGGTCGACGCCAGCCGCGGCGGCAACGCGACGTACAACGGCCCCTACGGCACCAGCACCCCGCTGTTCACCGACGCCGACAACGTGTGGGGCAACGGCTCCACGAGCAACGCCCAGACCGCCGGCGTGGACGCGCACTACGGCATCGCGAAGACGTGGGACTTCTACAAGAACACGTACGGCCGGAACGGCATCGCCAACGACGGCAAGGGCGCACGCTCCTTCGTCCACGACGGCGCCTACGTCAACGCGTCGTGGAGCGACTCGTGCTTCTGCATGCGCTACGGCGACGGCGACGCCACCACCTACCCGCTGGTCGCGCTGGACGTGGCCGGCCACGAGATGAGCCACGGCGTCACCAGCCGCACCGCCGGCCTGACCTACCGCGGTGAGTCGGGCGGCCTGAACGAGGCCAACTCCGACATCTTCGGCACGATGGTCGAGTGGTACGCCAACATGGCCGGGGACACCCCCGACTACGTCATCGGCGAGCAGATCTACCGCGCCTACAACCCGGCGACCAACTACATCCGCCGGATGGACAAGCCGTCGATGGACGGTGGCAGCCAGGACTGCTGGAGCACCGCGACCAAGCGCGTCGACGTGCACTACTCCTCGGGTCCCGCCAACCACTACTTCTACCTGCTGTCCGAGGGCAGCGGCGCGAAGACGATCAACGGCATCGCCTACAACAGCCCGACGTGCAACGGCTCCACGATCACCGGCATCGGCCGCGACGCCGCCGCCAAGATCTGGTACCGCGCCCTGACGGTCTACATGACCTCGAGCACCAACTACGCCGGTGCCCGCGTCGCGAACGTCAACGCGGCCACCGACCTGTACGGCGCCACCTCGACCCAGGTCGCGGCGGTCAAGGCTGCCTGGTCGGCGGTCTCGGTCAACTGA
- a CDS encoding VOC family protein produces MYFENVVFDATDPQTTGRAWEAELGTETLTDEEAGFETRLAVPGGPELDLCFQRVPDEPTGTPRLHLDVRDGELTALRLESADPARDLAFWEWLTSWTPVAGSDVHGLRHPSGRGPVLALVPEEQPKTDAKNPTHLDLRLESDDDAEAVASGIEDRGGRELHFAWGDLPWRHFADPSGNEFCVLAARKG; encoded by the coding sequence GTGTACTTCGAGAACGTCGTCTTCGACGCCACCGATCCGCAGACCACCGGCCGGGCCTGGGAGGCCGAGCTCGGCACCGAGACGCTGACCGACGAGGAGGCCGGGTTCGAGACTCGCCTCGCGGTGCCCGGCGGACCCGAGCTGGACCTGTGCTTCCAGCGGGTGCCGGACGAGCCGACCGGGACCCCGCGGCTCCACCTCGACGTCCGGGACGGGGAGCTCACGGCGCTGCGGCTGGAGTCTGCCGACCCCGCGCGGGACCTGGCCTTCTGGGAGTGGCTGACCAGCTGGACGCCGGTCGCGGGCAGCGACGTGCACGGTCTCCGGCACCCGTCCGGCCGCGGGCCGGTGCTCGCGCTGGTGCCGGAGGAGCAGCCGAAGACGGACGCCAAGAACCCGACCCACCTCGACCTCCGGCTGGAGTCGGACGACGACGCCGAGGCGGTCGCGAGCGGGATCGAGGACCGGGGCGGGCGCGAGCTCCACTTCGCGTGGGGAGACCTGCCGTGGCGCCACTTCGCCGATCCGTCCGGCAACGAGTTCTGCGTGCTGGCTGCCCGGAAGGGCTAG
- a CDS encoding choice-of-anchor P family protein codes for MRTRLVLPSLVALLSAGLVASPSLDAQAADGANQAARTPTAFAMKTSGFGTRVQGGQVPASSDTTGYDVISCTNEAGRDHRNYEASVTLPGAGLAEGVKTHAWTATGQDGARVSSSTVHDVARVTLAQTGAGKLVLTAIHSKSSAVHDATGFHTITSTAIGGVSLVSPGLPAQSFPVPTPGQPLTIPGVATVAVGTSHESATDHAAHATANAADVHLLVSDTRVRIAHSAAHLYDGVIHGIFKGNANATRATGVADNVRSGPTPLQYVPCQGTGGDARSKSIASLDLGGNIAVQGLSTKVMGKQTADKTTGFASGRVASFNLGDGQLVITGIVGRVNVDRLAGGRLIRTLAGTTVGSITSNGDPQSFPDTGVLTIPGVAKIERSLSEMKPNGLSVTAVRITLLDGSGAVINLGQAQLKIKPSGR; via the coding sequence ATGCGCACACGACTCGTCCTGCCGTCCCTCGTCGCCCTGCTGTCCGCGGGCCTCGTCGCCTCGCCGAGCCTGGACGCCCAGGCCGCCGACGGCGCCAACCAGGCCGCGCGGACGCCCACGGCGTTCGCGATGAAGACCTCCGGCTTCGGCACCCGCGTCCAGGGTGGCCAGGTGCCCGCGAGCTCCGACACCACCGGGTACGACGTCATCAGCTGCACCAACGAGGCCGGACGTGACCACCGCAACTACGAGGCCTCGGTGACCCTGCCGGGCGCCGGGCTCGCCGAGGGCGTCAAGACCCACGCGTGGACCGCCACCGGTCAGGACGGCGCGCGCGTGTCCTCCAGCACCGTGCACGACGTGGCCCGGGTGACCCTTGCCCAGACGGGCGCGGGCAAGCTCGTGCTCACCGCGATCCACTCGAAGTCCTCCGCCGTGCACGACGCGACCGGCTTCCACACCATCACCTCGACCGCCATCGGTGGCGTCTCGCTGGTCAGCCCGGGCCTGCCGGCGCAGTCCTTCCCGGTCCCCACCCCCGGCCAGCCGCTCACGATCCCCGGCGTCGCGACCGTCGCGGTCGGCACCTCCCACGAGTCGGCCACCGACCACGCCGCGCACGCGACGGCCAACGCCGCCGACGTGCACCTCCTGGTCTCCGACACGCGCGTCCGCATCGCGCACAGCGCCGCACACCTCTACGACGGGGTCATCCACGGCATCTTCAAGGGCAACGCCAACGCCACCCGGGCCACCGGCGTGGCCGACAACGTCCGCAGCGGCCCGACCCCGCTCCAGTACGTCCCCTGCCAGGGCACCGGCGGCGACGCCCGGAGCAAGTCGATCGCCAGCCTCGACCTCGGCGGCAACATCGCCGTCCAGGGCCTCAGCACCAAGGTGATGGGCAAGCAGACGGCCGACAAGACGACCGGCTTCGCCTCGGGCCGCGTCGCCTCGTTCAACCTCGGCGACGGCCAGCTCGTCATCACCGGCATCGTCGGCCGGGTCAACGTCGACCGGCTCGCGGGCGGTCGCCTGATCCGCACGCTGGCGGGCACGACGGTCGGCAGCATCACCTCCAACGGCGACCCGCAGAGCTTCCCCGACACCGGCGTCCTCACCATCCCCGGCGTCGCGAAGATCGAGCGCTCCCTGTCGGAGATGAAGCCCAACGGGCTCTCCGTCACCGCCGTGCGGATCACGCTGCTGGACGGGTCCGGCGCCGTGATCAACCTCGGCCAGGCCCAGCTCAAGATCAAGCCCAGCGGCCGCTGA